A region from the Panthera uncia isolate 11264 chromosome D3 unlocalized genomic scaffold, Puncia_PCG_1.0 HiC_scaffold_8, whole genome shotgun sequence genome encodes:
- the MIF gene encoding macrophage migration inhibitory factor, which produces MPMFVVNTNVPRASVPDGLLSELTQQLAQATGKPAQYIAVHVVPDQLMVFGGSSEPCALCSLHSIGKIGGAQNRSYSKLLCGLLAERLRVSPDRIYINYYDMNAANVGWNNSTFA; this is translated from the exons ATGCCGATGTTCGTGGTGAACACCAATGTCCCCCGCGCTTCCGTGCCGGACGGGCTCCTTTCCGAGCTCACTCAGCAGCTGGCGCAGGCCACCGGCAAGCCGGCCCAG TACATCGCGGTGCACGTGGTCCCTGACCAGCTCATGGTCTTCGGCGGCTCCAGCGAGCCGTGCGCGCTCTGCAGCCTGCACAGCATCGGCAAGATCGGCGGCGCGCAGAACCGTTCCTACAGCAAGCTGCTGTGTGGCCTGCTGGCCGAGCGCCTGCGCGTCAGCCCTGATAG GATCTACATCAACTACTACGACATGAACGCGGCCAACGTGGGCTGGAACAACTCCACCTTCGCTTGA